One genomic segment of Salinigranum rubrum includes these proteins:
- a CDS encoding FAD-binding and (Fe-S)-binding domain-containing protein, with protein sequence MASNTDDLGSRADDPRDGANFDYVSDDVARPALVDDLEGLVDGDVRFDTYTRELYATDASAYERTPIGVVMPTSTDDVAAVVQYCARREIPVLPRGGGTSLAGQTVNEAVVLDFTRYMDSVVDVDPDAATARAEAGTYLGDLNRELKPHGLKFAPDPAWGDKSALGGAIGNNSTGAHSLKYGKTDYYIEECEAVLADGSVERFGEVEVEELRARADPDSDDILPRVYAQVVRILDEEAEEVEERYPELKRNVSGYNLDMLVDEARGERRTPDDKGLDPDAEAGTVNLARLLAGSEGTLAIVTEATVSLEPIPNTASVALLTYDSVVDAMEDVAPILEHDPAAVEVMDDVLLDLARETAEFRGVVGMLPEGTSAVLLVEFYADDDQHGKEQVADLIADRVTDGDSQVEPSVAAVETTDKPHTAVGSMEAHDAETRAKFWKMRKSGLPILLGRTTDEKHIAYIEDTAIPAENLPAYVSDFQDILEKHDTFASYYAHAGPGVLHIRPLVNTKTVEGLETFEAIADEVTDLVVKYGGSVSGEHGDGRARTQWNRKLYGDHLWGVFRDLKSAYDPDWLLNPGNICGDHDMTEHLRFSPDYEFEEGFEPSLNWDNDNGFQGMAELCHGCAGCRGPQETTGGVMCPTFRAAEEEIQSTRGRANMLRQAMSGSFDEEEMFTDEFVHEVLDLCIGCKGCTKDCPSEVDMAKMKAEVTHEYHQRNGSSLRDRMFANIDSLSSVGSSLAPLSNLATKLPGSGWVMEKTLGIASERTLPSFASQSLTEWFEARGGSTVDESEAVRRALLFPDTYTTYNHPEAGKAAVRALEAAGVHVRIPDDVAGSGRPPHSKGFLDRARAEAEQNVETLVPNVEAGWDVVVVEPSDAVMFQSDYLDLLSGPEVETFAANSYGVMEYVDTFDLFGDREFQRREESLTYHGHCHQKSTNKDHHTVSVLGRVGYDVDPLDSTCCGMAGSFGYEAEHYSMSKAIASILYDQVDASDGDTVVAPGASCRSQLGDHEGEEPPHPVEKLAAVVA encoded by the coding sequence ATGGCAAGCAACACGGACGACCTGGGGTCGCGGGCCGACGACCCACGTGACGGGGCGAACTTCGACTACGTCTCGGACGACGTCGCCCGCCCGGCGCTCGTCGACGACCTCGAAGGACTGGTCGACGGCGACGTTCGCTTCGACACCTACACGAGGGAACTGTACGCGACCGACGCGTCCGCGTACGAACGGACGCCCATCGGCGTGGTGATGCCGACGTCGACCGACGACGTCGCCGCGGTGGTGCAGTACTGCGCTCGCCGTGAGATTCCCGTCCTCCCCCGCGGCGGCGGCACGTCGCTGGCGGGACAGACCGTGAACGAGGCGGTCGTCCTCGACTTCACGCGCTACATGGACTCGGTCGTGGACGTCGACCCCGACGCGGCGACGGCCCGGGCGGAGGCCGGGACGTACCTCGGCGACCTCAACCGCGAGTTGAAACCGCACGGGCTGAAGTTCGCGCCCGACCCCGCCTGGGGCGACAAGAGCGCGCTCGGCGGGGCCATCGGCAACAACTCCACCGGCGCGCACTCGCTGAAGTACGGCAAGACCGACTACTACATCGAGGAGTGTGAGGCCGTCCTCGCCGACGGGAGCGTCGAACGCTTCGGCGAGGTCGAGGTCGAGGAACTCCGCGCCCGCGCCGACCCCGACAGCGACGACATACTCCCCCGGGTGTACGCCCAGGTGGTCCGCATCCTCGACGAGGAGGCAGAGGAGGTCGAAGAGCGGTACCCCGAACTCAAGCGGAACGTCTCGGGGTACAACCTCGACATGCTCGTCGACGAGGCCCGAGGCGAGCGACGGACGCCCGACGACAAGGGACTCGACCCGGATGCGGAGGCGGGCACGGTCAACCTCGCCCGCCTGCTCGCGGGGAGCGAGGGGACGTTAGCCATCGTCACCGAGGCGACCGTCTCGCTCGAACCCATCCCGAACACGGCGAGCGTCGCCCTCCTCACCTACGACAGCGTCGTCGACGCGATGGAGGACGTCGCGCCCATCCTCGAACACGACCCGGCGGCCGTCGAGGTGATGGACGACGTCCTCCTCGACCTCGCCCGAGAGACCGCGGAGTTCCGCGGCGTCGTCGGGATGCTCCCCGAGGGGACGAGCGCCGTCTTGCTCGTGGAGTTCTACGCCGATGACGACCAGCACGGTAAAGAGCAGGTCGCAGACCTCATCGCCGACCGGGTCACCGACGGAGACAGCCAGGTCGAACCCTCCGTGGCTGCCGTGGAGACGACCGACAAGCCACACACGGCGGTCGGGTCGATGGAAGCTCACGACGCGGAGACGCGCGCGAAGTTCTGGAAGATGCGCAAGTCCGGCCTCCCCATCCTGCTCGGGCGGACCACGGACGAGAAGCACATCGCCTACATCGAGGACACCGCCATCCCCGCGGAGAACCTCCCGGCGTACGTCTCCGACTTCCAGGACATCCTCGAGAAGCACGACACGTTCGCGAGCTACTACGCCCACGCCGGCCCCGGGGTGTTGCACATCCGGCCGCTCGTCAACACCAAGACGGTCGAGGGGCTGGAGACGTTCGAGGCCATCGCGGACGAGGTGACGGACCTCGTCGTGAAGTACGGCGGCAGCGTCTCGGGCGAGCACGGCGACGGCCGCGCCCGGACCCAGTGGAACCGGAAGCTCTACGGCGACCACCTCTGGGGGGTGTTTCGGGACCTGAAGTCCGCGTACGACCCCGACTGGCTCCTCAACCCCGGAAACATCTGCGGCGACCACGACATGACCGAACACCTCCGGTTCTCCCCGGATTACGAGTTCGAGGAGGGGTTCGAGCCGTCGCTGAACTGGGACAACGACAACGGCTTCCAGGGGATGGCCGAACTCTGTCACGGCTGTGCGGGCTGTCGTGGGCCACAGGAGACGACCGGCGGCGTGATGTGTCCCACGTTCCGCGCGGCCGAAGAGGAGATACAGTCCACCCGCGGCCGGGCGAACATGCTCCGGCAGGCGATGTCCGGGTCGTTCGACGAGGAGGAGATGTTCACCGACGAGTTCGTCCACGAGGTGCTCGACCTCTGTATCGGCTGTAAGGGCTGTACCAAGGACTGTCCGAGCGAGGTCGACATGGCGAAGATGAAAGCCGAGGTGACCCACGAGTACCACCAGCGCAACGGTTCGAGTCTCAGAGACAGGATGTTCGCCAACATCGACAGCCTCTCCAGCGTGGGCAGTTCGCTCGCTCCGCTGTCGAACCTCGCGACGAAACTCCCGGGGTCGGGGTGGGTCATGGAGAAGACGCTGGGCATCGCCTCCGAGCGGACGCTGCCCTCGTTCGCCTCCCAGTCCCTGACCGAGTGGTTCGAGGCGCGCGGCGGGTCGACCGTCGACGAGAGCGAGGCGGTCCGTCGAGCCCTGCTCTTCCCCGACACCTACACCACCTACAACCACCCCGAAGCGGGGAAGGCCGCGGTGCGGGCGCTCGAAGCCGCCGGCGTCCACGTTCGGATTCCCGACGACGTCGCCGGCAGCGGTCGCCCGCCACACTCGAAGGGCTTCCTCGACAGGGCGCGCGCCGAGGCCGAGCAGAACGTCGAGACGCTGGTTCCGAACGTCGAAGCGGGCTGGGACGTCGTCGTCGTCGAACCGTCCGACGCCGTGATGTTCCAGTCGGACTACCTCGACTTGCTCTCGGGACCCGAGGTGGAGACGTTCGCCGCGAACAGCTACGGCGTGATGGAGTACGTCGACACGTTCGACCTGTTCGGCGACCGCGAGTTCCAGCGGAGGGAGGAGTCGCTGACGTACCACGGCCACTGCCACCAGAAGTCGACGAACAAGGACCACCACACCGTGTCGGTGCTGGGACGGGTCGGGTACGACGTCGACCCGCTCGACTCGACCTGCTGTGGGATGGCTGGCTCGTTCGGCTACGAGGCCGAACACTACTCGATGTCGAAGGCCATCGCCTCCATCCTCTACGACCAGGTGGACGCGAGCGACGGCGACACGGTGGTCGCGCCCGGCGCCTCCTGTCGGTCACAACTCGGCGACCACGAGGGCGAGGAGCCGCCCCACCCGGTCGAGAAGCTGGCGGCCGTCGTCGCCTGA
- a CDS encoding L-lactate permease — MVSAVDALVALAPLATIAFLMVGRYWPATRAMPVAWLVAVGAGVVGWGMSARWIAASSIVGFITAANILYIVFGAILLLYTLKRTGAFDAINQGFASVSEDRRVQVVLLVFLMGSFIEAAAGFGTPAAIVGPLLVGLGFPPMAAVVVALTGNLMAITFGAVGTPLIIGMIDIFGSVESIQTAVVANGPYASVAAWVGDIAMWAATYHVIVGVALPFIGVAMMTRFFGEERSIKPALEVLPLTLFAWASFSVPYWLTAYFLGPEFPGLIGAMVGLFVTVGALKAGFFHPDDEWDFAPQEQWPDHWVGDIQPGEGGVGAGTSREGTVTADGGHVRMPLWKAWTPYALVAVLLVVTRVVDPVNAFVTMDLFTLAWTDILGTGLSDSFAVLYLPGAVFVAVHLLTIPLHDMRTDEITAAWSETVEKVMPAVVALLFAVATVQIMLQSGSATGTDSMLIVLSDGMASVAGGVYPFFAAYVGAFGAFLAGSNTVSDILFGTFQYGVADQIGTPRTLMLAAQAVGGAIGNLIAIHNVVAALAVVGLVGEEGRVIRLELIPLVYYGTATGLVTLLFSYVLFPGVF, encoded by the coding sequence CGTCGCCTGGCTCGTCGCGGTCGGCGCGGGCGTCGTCGGCTGGGGAATGTCCGCGCGGTGGATCGCCGCGTCGTCGATTGTCGGCTTTATCACCGCCGCGAACATCCTCTACATCGTCTTCGGCGCCATCCTCCTCCTCTACACGCTGAAACGCACGGGCGCCTTCGACGCCATCAATCAGGGCTTCGCCTCCGTGAGCGAGGACCGCCGCGTTCAGGTCGTCCTGCTCGTATTCTTGATGGGGTCGTTCATCGAGGCCGCGGCCGGCTTCGGGACGCCCGCGGCCATCGTCGGTCCGCTCCTCGTGGGGCTCGGTTTCCCGCCGATGGCGGCCGTCGTCGTCGCGCTCACGGGGAACCTGATGGCCATCACGTTCGGCGCGGTCGGGACGCCGCTCATCATCGGGATGATCGACATCTTCGGCTCCGTCGAGAGCATCCAGACCGCGGTGGTCGCGAACGGCCCGTACGCGAGCGTCGCCGCGTGGGTCGGCGACATTGCGATGTGGGCCGCGACGTACCACGTCATCGTCGGCGTCGCACTGCCCTTCATCGGCGTGGCGATGATGACCCGCTTCTTCGGCGAGGAACGCTCGATCAAGCCCGCGCTGGAGGTCCTCCCGCTCACGCTGTTCGCGTGGGCCTCCTTCTCGGTCCCGTACTGGCTCACGGCGTACTTCCTCGGGCCGGAGTTCCCCGGCCTCATCGGGGCGATGGTCGGCCTGTTCGTCACCGTCGGTGCGCTGAAGGCCGGCTTCTTCCACCCCGACGACGAGTGGGACTTCGCGCCTCAGGAGCAGTGGCCCGACCACTGGGTCGGCGACATCCAGCCCGGCGAGGGCGGCGTCGGCGCGGGCACCTCCCGCGAGGGGACGGTGACGGCCGACGGCGGGCACGTCCGGATGCCGCTGTGGAAGGCGTGGACGCCCTACGCGCTCGTCGCCGTTCTCCTCGTCGTCACCCGCGTCGTCGACCCCGTGAACGCGTTCGTCACGATGGACCTGTTCACGCTCGCGTGGACCGACATCCTCGGGACGGGACTGAGCGACAGTTTCGCCGTCCTCTACCTGCCGGGGGCGGTGTTCGTCGCGGTCCACCTGCTCACCATCCCGCTGCACGACATGCGGACCGACGAGATCACGGCGGCGTGGTCCGAGACGGTCGAGAAGGTGATGCCCGCGGTCGTCGCCCTGCTGTTCGCGGTGGCGACGGTCCAGATCATGCTGCAGTCGGGCTCCGCGACGGGGACCGACAGCATGCTCATCGTCCTCTCGGACGGCATGGCCTCGGTCGCGGGCGGCGTCTACCCGTTCTTCGCCGCGTACGTCGGCGCGTTCGGGGCGTTCCTCGCCGGGTCGAACACCGTGTCGGACATCCTCTTCGGCACGTTCCAGTACGGCGTCGCCGACCAGATCGGGACGCCGCGGACGCTGATGCTGGCCGCACAGGCCGTCGGCGGCGCCATCGGCAACCTCATCGCCATCCACAACGTCGTCGCGGCGCTGGCCGTCGTCGGCCTCGTCGGCGAGGAGGGTCGCGTCATCCGGCTGGAACTCATCCCGCTCGTCTACTACGGGACCGCCACCGGCCTCGTGACGCTGCTGTTCAGCTACGTCCTCTTCCCGGGCGTCTTCTGA